The Novosphingobium humi DNA window CATTGCCGCCCGAAACGATCAGCAGGCCGGTGGTGGGCGCCGCATCGGGCGTATCCAGCGTGGCGCAGAGCATCGCGCCCTCGCAGGGAAAGCTGAGCATCCGGCGCATCATGCCGCCTCCCTCTGGGCAATCGCCACCGCGATGATCGCGGCCAGAGCGTCGGCCTGCGTCCCATCCTCGCCCGGTTCGGGGCGCAGCCACAATCCGGGGCCGCCCAGCATGTCCTGCGTGATGGTCTGCACGGAGGGGGCCTCACGCGCGACCAATCCGCCAAATTCCGCGATAAAATCCGCCCCCAGCCGATATCCTGCTAATTCCAGCCCATGCACCCGCCCGGCTTCGAGCAGACTGTCCTGCGTTTCGCTGCGCCCGGCCTCGCGCGCGGCAAGGATGCGCGCGCGCAGCATCTGGCGCAACTGGCCGGCCCCGGCCACCGGCGCGTAATACCAACCCGGCACCCCGCGCGGCGCGGCCAGCGCCCCGCCGCGAATGGTCAGCATATGGCTGGCCGCGAAATGGCGCGCCGCGCCCTCCATGGCCACCTGCCAGTCACCGGGCGTCTGTGTGTCGAGTGGCAGGATGCTTTCATTCAGCCCCGGCAGATCGGGCAGCACGCAGGCTATCCCACCCCCCGCAAGCCGCCGCATCACCTCGACGGTAAAGCGGCGCAGCTTGTTGCCTTCGTCAAACAGCGCCGGGACGATCAGGACGCAGGCCTTGGGGGCGCCTGTCGGGCGCTCCACCAAAGCCCATTCCTCCACCGTTCCGCCGCCCGCCATCGGGCAGGGCCATTGGGTCATTTCTCGCAACCGAACAATTCCTTATATGGGTTCAGGCCGCGCCGTTCCCTCGTTTCAGGCCGCGCCCCGCCGCTCTGTCACGAAATTCAGCAGCGAGCCGTAATCGGCCAGCATATCGCCATCGACATCTTCATCCTCGACGATGATGCCCAGACGATCCTCGATCTCCGTCAGCAGCCCGGCCACCGCCATCGAATCCAGTTCGGGCAGATGGCCAAACAGGCCGGTTTGCGCCGTAAAAGCCTCGGCCTGGCCCGGTTTCAGCCCCAGCACATCGCGCAGGATGGCGCGGAGCAGTTGGTCGGTATCGTCTTGCATGAGAGTCCTGTAGGTTTAATTCACCATGCCCCGGTAGCCGCCCTATGGGTTTGCCTCAAGTCTTGGCTGCATAGCGGCATTTGGTTTCCAAATTATCGACGCCGAATTATTTCGGTTAAATCATCCGGGCCGATCAAGCAAACGGCGCAGCAGCGATTTGGCGATTGCCCCCCACTGGCCGGGGCGCAGCGGATGATAGGCGGTGATTCGATAGCGCGGGCGCGATTCCTCCATCCAGTCCCGCTTATAGGGATCATCGCCCGTGCCGAAATCGACGGTGTGGACATGATCGCTCTCGATCACCCGTTCAAACAAGGCCGCCGACAGGCTTGTGCCGGGCGAGATCGGCTTGGCCGCCTCGACATAGGCCAGCTTGTGAATATAGGCGGTGCCGTTTTCCACGGTCCACATCTGCGCGGCCACAGGCTGGTTCACGCCCTCGATCTCGCCATGGGCCACGCCCATGCGCAGCCGGCCCGCCGCACCTTCCTCCTGCGCGAACCGGCGCAGGAGGGCGGGCGATCCTTCCTCCGGCTTCCAGCTTTGCGCATAGACCGTCTCGTAATCATCCCATGCGGCGTCGCTGAAATAGTCATAGAGCGTGATCGACACCTTCTTGGCCTTGCGCTTTAATGTTGTGCGCAAAGCTCCGGGGCGGGCCGCGAGATAGTCCGCATAGGACCGCCCATTCAGGCGCAGAAAGTGATTGGTGTCGCAAGGCGCGCGTTCAACAATCCATCCCGCGCGCGCAAAGGCGGCCTCCAGCAGGCCGGCCTCGCCATCCTCATCCGGCACCGGCCAGAGCGTGACCCGCCCCGTTCGCCCGCGCAGATCACGCGCCAGCGCCGTAAGCAGCCCCAGCCCATCGGCCCCTGCCGAGATGCGCGGACGCACCGTAAAGGCATACCAGTTGGCCAGCGGCCCCAGTTCATCGGACTTTGGCCCATCCGCGCGATGCGCCAGCGGCAGGACCGCCACACCATCCCCATCGCGCGCCACGCCCACCATCGGGCGCATCCCGCCCAGTTCGGCAAGACCCGCAAACCATTCCAGCCGGTCAAAAGGGCCGGGCGCAACAGGGGCACGCAGCAGCGCGCCAAGCGCATAATCGCCTTGCAGTTCGTTAAGGTTAGCGTGATAGCTGATCCGGGTCACAAGCCTGTCCGAAATCGGGAAAATCCATGGTGCAGCACAGTATTCCGCTCGAAACCGCTCCCTTGCCGCTGGATCATCTGGCGATCCGGGGCAGGGATGAGGCGCCTGCGCTCGTGCTGCGCGAAGGCGTTCTTAGCTACAAGGATTTAACAGAGCGTGTCGGTGCGATGGCGGCATGGTTGGCGGCGCGTGCGGAGCCGGGTGCGCGCATCGCCACCTGGGCGGCCAAGGGTGAGCTGACCTGCCTGATGCCGCTGGCGGCGGCGCGAGCGGGCATGGTGCATGTGCCGATCAATCCGCTGCTCAAGCGGGCGCAGGTGGCCCATATTCTGGCCGACAGCGGCGCGGCACTGCTGATCGCCACGCCTGCGCGGCTGGCCACGCTGGAGCCGGGCGATGCGCCTTGCCCGGTGCTGGGCGAGGGCGAGGCGATCGAGGAAAGCCGGGGTTTCGCGCCGATCGGCCCCGGCGATGCCGATCCCGATGATCTGGCCGCGATTCTCTATACCAGCGGCTCGACCGGGCGGCCCAAGGGGGTGATGCTGTCCCATGCCAATATGTGGCTGGGGGCGCAGAGCGTGGCTTCCTATCTCGACCTGCGCGAGGATGACCGGGCGCTGGCCGTGCTGCCCTTGAGTTTCGATTATGGCCAGAACCAGTTGCTCTCGCACTGGTATGCCGGGGCCAGCGCGGTGCCGCTCGATTATCTGATGCCGCGCGATGTGGTAAAGGCGATTGATCGCCATGATGTGACCACGCTGGCCTGCGTGCCGCCGCTCTGGGTGCAATTGACGGAACTGGAATGGCCCGCGCATGTGGCCGCCAAATTGCGGCGGCTGACCAACAGCGGGGGGGCGCTGACGGTGGATCTGGTGCATCGGTTGCGCGCGATCTTTCCCGATGCGCGTCTGTTCGCCATGTACGGGCTGACCGAGGCGTTTCGCTCGACCTTCCTCGATCCGGCGCTGATCGATACGTATCCCACCAGCATGGGGCGCGCCATTCCCCATGCCGAAA harbors:
- a CDS encoding acyl carrier protein, which translates into the protein MQDDTDQLLRAILRDVLGLKPGQAEAFTAQTGLFGHLPELDSMAVAGLLTEIEDRLGIIVEDEDVDGDMLADYGSLLNFVTERRGAA
- a CDS encoding GNAT family N-acetyltransferase, producing the protein MTRISYHANLNELQGDYALGALLRAPVAPGPFDRLEWFAGLAELGGMRPMVGVARDGDGVAVLPLAHRADGPKSDELGPLANWYAFTVRPRISAGADGLGLLTALARDLRGRTGRVTLWPVPDEDGEAGLLEAAFARAGWIVERAPCDTNHFLRLNGRSYADYLAARPGALRTTLKRKAKKVSITLYDYFSDAAWDDYETVYAQSWKPEEGSPALLRRFAQEEGAAGRLRMGVAHGEIEGVNQPVAAQMWTVENGTAYIHKLAYVEAAKPISPGTSLSAALFERVIESDHVHTVDFGTGDDPYKRDWMEESRPRYRITAYHPLRPGQWGAIAKSLLRRLLDRPG
- a CDS encoding acyl-CoA ligase (AMP-forming), exosortase A system-associated — encoded protein: MVQHSIPLETAPLPLDHLAIRGRDEAPALVLREGVLSYKDLTERVGAMAAWLAARAEPGARIATWAAKGELTCLMPLAAARAGMVHVPINPLLKRAQVAHILADSGAALLIATPARLATLEPGDAPCPVLGEGEAIEESRGFAPIGPGDADPDDLAAILYTSGSTGRPKGVMLSHANMWLGAQSVASYLDLREDDRALAVLPLSFDYGQNQLLSHWYAGASAVPLDYLMPRDVVKAIDRHDVTTLACVPPLWVQLTELEWPAHVAAKLRRLTNSGGALTVDLVHRLRAIFPDARLFAMYGLTEAFRSTFLDPALIDTYPTSMGRAIPHAEILVINDAGRIAADDEEGELVHCGPLVAKGYWQDAARTAERYKPAPEGSVYGGMAVWSGDRVRRDADGLLYFVGRRDAMIKTAGNRISPQEIEDAAVATGLVAEAVALGLPDDRLGQAVHLVVRAAPGADQVREALPQRLKADLPNFMQPSVIHWKEAMPISPNGKLDRTGLYQEMLEWKIAVDQATSRERDA